GCCAACATATTACATGCCAAAGAACTATCCCGTCGGTTGCAGGTCATTAAGAATCTTTTTATGTCAAATTGGATtgttagtaaaataataaaataaaaaaaaaagattataatTACATTTGATATTATTGCAGGAAGTCGGAGCAAACATCACAGTGAATTCTGTCCACCCTGGATTGATAATGACACCTCTTATGAGGCACTCTGCTCTTCTGATGAGTGTGTTTATGATGCTTCACCTTTATTTTAcaagtatattatatatttacaatCACAACACATGACatgatgcatatatatatatatatatgatgtatGTATTTGCAGGAATTTTGAAGTTTTTTACATGTCTCCTGTGGAAGAATGTACCTCAGGTAAAGTCTTGAATGAGTGAATCAGATGCATctttgtttggaaaattctttATATAAAGTGTACTTTATATATGTATGGACAGGGGGCTTCCACAACATGCTACGTGGCATTGGATCCAAGGCTGAAAGGTGTAAGTGGGAAATACTACTTGGATTGTAACGAGATGGAGCCAAGTGCATATGCCAGAGACCAAAAGCTGGCTAGGGAGCTCTGGGACTTCAGCAACAAGTTGGTTGCTTCTACTGCAAAGTCTTGATCAAAACAACTACTTATCCTCATTTCACCATTAATCGTAATGCTGTGTTCATAATTAGAAAAATTCATCATAATAAGAGTGTGCGTGAGACAGAGTCTTAGTATTATTCACGATTCATCATTATGTCTTGGAGGTCTCGAGTTATTTACTTACTGGAATGGATTGTGTTCGTTGTTTCCATTAATATTTGATATAATAgcaatttctttctttcttttgcaCTTGTGTGTATTGTGTGTAACATATGAAGATTGAAGAATAAATATTACCCTTGTAAAGTTGTAACGAAAATTGAAAACTTTCAAGGCTTTAGTGAGacgaaaaaggaaagaaaaaatgaACCAAAAAAACTATGGTATATCTATGTATATAGGTATGTATACAAGCAACATAAACATCCAAGTGGACTAATAAGAATGAGCATCGTCCTCCCACAAGGCAGCTGCTCGAACCAAAAAGGCGGAGCCAGCAACAACCACTGCTGCAAAGACTGGTGGCACGAGAAGATCAATTTTGGACTTGGTGAAGAGATAGGATGGCAAGCAGAACACTTGTCCAGGCATGTCTAGCGGAACTCTGATGGCCTTATTGGTGTGGCAGGCATGGAAGGACGAGGTGGGAGAAATGGCCGAGACAAACGCAATCTCGGGAGAGAAGGATGCCACTGCCACGGTCAGGGTGAGGACTGTGGTCCAGCTGATGGCATAGATGAGCAGTGGCCACCGGCGGAGGATGTGGTAGATCAGCACGTTCGTCATTGAAATGTTATGATGAGCAGAAGGAATACGGAACATGGTTtggtttgttttctgttttgttGGGGAACAGGTGAGGAGTACTTGCTTggttaatgtatatatatgataaaagTGGTAACCTAATCTCAACGACTTTTCTAAGTTAGGAGTTtaggtgtgtgtgtgtgagagacAAAGGACGAGGGATGGAGTGGTTTGACTACTGCTGACGTGGTTTTGTGTTCGGTTAGGACAGGAgaccaactctctctctctcacacacacacacacaattaAGCTCAACAACAAGCTATCTTGATATGGATTATGGACCAATATTTGGTCAACagcttctcttttcttctaagTTCTAAGATGATTGCCCTAAACATAATGGAGTAAATGGGGCGAATCTGTCTTCACATCAAAATGCAATAATTCTACATTCAAGGTGTTGGTTTCATGAATCATAATAGGATAAACTACTAAAGTGGCGTTATGGGTTACATCAAGAGACAAAGAATAAATGTACACAACAAACACGTCAGCATTACATTCTTTAGGATGGCTGGCCCTCTCCTGTCTAATGAAGAAACGTACTACTTGTGAAATATGACTATCGTCCACAACCACATGACCATGTTTTGAAAAACATTTTCAACTGTCAACATCACTTTCATCAATACTACCACGCTCACCCATGTTATTACTTATACCATTGCCGTCCCATGGTTGCTCTACTGTACAGGCAAATCGCCCATTGTAGTACGGCACATTCATAACCATCTTCCATTCCCAGTCCCCACTctctcatataaatatatatatatatctatatacatACATTTGTTTATCTAAAGTTCCATGCTACATACCATTGgggaaaataaacatatattctAATCATTCTTGACCAGATTTACAAGAAGCTTCAGCATGGCAGTATATAtcagtttatatatacatacctATGTATGTAATTAGTCTGTTTTGtgcttaaaatattacaaactgGGTGGTGAAAATACTCTCTCCATCAAAAGAGTCAGAACAAGAAACCCACCATAGGAGATGCATATTCCAGCTATCAAAATCAACAGCATTGCCTGCAGTGAAATGTGTGGACTTAGAAAGAAAACGACTGCTATAGATGCGCTCTGCCACACCTTCAGCTGTGAAAATGCTCCTTCCTGTCCCCCAAATGCAacagtaaattttttttaaatattccaACTCAACTGATTAACTTATCAAGCCCAATCATGAGCTTCAGAAGAACAGATAATAAAGCAAATACTTCAGAAATATCAGAAGTTCAATCAGTACCGTGTCATGCTTGAAGAGTATTCCAATCAAAGCATTGAGCTGTGTATTAAGTACTCCATCACCAATGCCCAATAGAGCTGCCATGAGAAGTGGGTATAAGACACCGAGTACTCCACTAGTTGCACTGCAGGATGGCATGGTAAAACAACCAAGTCAGAACAGCAAAAAGTTATTCTAAAGAATTAATATGAGTCCATATGAACACAAGGATAACCTGTACTTGAGGAGGAGCCAGAGGAATACGATAGCATGAGCGAAAACACCTCCGGATACTATCAGAGTGATGGACTTCAGACCAGAAGTAAGTCGACCAGCCACCAACGAACACTGAGACAATATTACCACAATCTGAGACTACAATATATCAAGATTTACTAAAGTACAGAGTGGAAGACTTTTTCTTTCAACTTTACTTCATCTCATTTGACAACAAATTTTAAGGGTATCCATATGATATGAATAAAAAAAGAATTGTGCATTTCAAATGTCCACCACTGATCAGAAGGTGATAAGCAAGAGCAGTGAGATAATTGCTGTGCAAGATAAGAAAGTTTGTTCCCATGGCTGATCATCAATTTTTTACATTAGAACTTTCATATTTTAGTGTCAAACGAAATAAATAAGTAACCTGGTTGTGAGCTCTTATTTGACTTTGTTTTGAGAAATTATGAACCTCATGATGCCTACCTATTTAttctcaattaataatattccaaatttcatgcaacaataaataaatgaatttaatgtGGACATTAATGCTATACCCCAAGACAGTTGAATAGGATACAAGAGATCAAATAAAAAGGGTATTTGAGTCATTGTATTGAGGATGGGTTTGTGAGTGAGAATAGGTTCTACATATAGGTAAGGGAAGAAATGAGGCATGCAATGTATTGATTAATTCTCTATTTGCATCAGTTGTAATTAGCTTTTCTCATATACTAATATCAATAATTCTCTACTGTTTGGCTACCGTTCTATTGCTATTAGATTCATTGGGCTCAGGAGTATACTCGGTTCTTATCAATTACTTGCAAAAAGGCACACTTAAAATTGAATTCAGCAAAAGTAGCAGTTTTGTTAGTGGTAAAAAATGTTTGCTTGCTACTGCATACTTACTATTGCATCAAAAGCCCCATAAACTGCCATTGAACCTCCAACACCAGATACACCCAGTGCAGGGGTTACAATATACTCGGTAAATTCAGCCCTAAAATTAAAACACATCTTccttgattaaaaaaataattttgaaagataaaatgagaaaataaaagagCTAAACAACAATGGTTTTGTTGAAAGTAGATCAAATGGCTTAATGAAGACTTACCACACAAATGCTTGTTGTAGCCCTGAATATGCCATAAGAGGAATAATCAATAGCATCCGAGCACTTAACAAAGGAGTGATGACAGACTTCAGCAACGAGATAAGTGAATCATATAAGGATACTGAAGAAGACTCGGGGACCTCCTCTCCCTTACCATCCCGTTTTTGTAGGAAGCACATAAGTACAGTACCCAAAGTCATACTGCAAAGGAACACAACATACAATAAAGTTGTCCCGCTCGTACTTCCATCCTGCAGCGACATGACATGATCAAAGCAAATTATTACATGAAACAAACTTGAAGACAGAGTGTAAGTATACTCGGTTAAGACTAAAAAGTTTAACAAATGCTTGTCTTCCAATTTTTACATAGGTTAGTTATGTCATTCCTTGCAGACAAATTATATACTAAGGTCTTCCTACTAATAAAGCTACTCATATCTAACTCGTGACACAtcaaactaaataaatatataaacttgCAGTAGTATTAGATAGAAGTGTAACCACGTTATAGTAAATTGAACAAGATACAGAATCCGAAACTATAATATAATGATGACACATACTGTTCCATCTCTTAGGAGGGCAAGCGAGAGAAGATTCCCAAAAAACTGCAATGAATAAAGTTGTCACTTCAGGCTATACAACACAGAACAGAACAAGAGAAATCATAGATAGCAGCAAaagaaatattcaaattttaattGGGTTGACCTGGTGACCGGCAAACATTCCCCAAAATACTCCATTGAAGTTACCAATAACTGTTCCTTCATGCAAGTTGGAGTCTCTTGCATAACTTCGGGCTACAGAAGTGAGATACGTACCCTGAATGGACCATACTAAGGTAAGTAATAAATGAAGGAAAAATTAAACctgaaaagaaaatacaaagctGGAATTTCACCTCGCCAACCCAGATTATAGAAGCAGCAAAACCAAGGTACAAAGAAGCTGGAACCATTGTATACCTACATGAAAATATCTTCAAAAACAAAGCATGTGTGGTTTCAACATCTGATGCAATGCAAAATTTCAAATGAGTAACTTGACAGATTTTGTGATGATTCATGGTCACAAATTGATTAAAACTTTCATACACTATTGGTGCATGTaacactcaattgaactatgcGAGATTCCATTTAGTGTAGTGGTCAAACAAAATTAGTTTATCCTTGCACACTTTATGTGAGAAAACATCAAAACAATAGGCGCCAGATTCAAGGTTAAAATCAGGTCCATGAGGAAATCCAGTGTCTAAATAGgtgtgacataaaaatgcaagTTCCTTCCACTATGAAAAAGAACAGTATCAGTCCAAACTTGAATCGCCATGATAagcttgaaaaaaaataaaaaaaaagaagaagaagaagaagaagaagaagctcacCATGTTGGTTTTAAATTTGCAGCAACAAATAACCAATAACCAGTAGTCCCAAGAACCAAAGCATTTTTTGAGCCCAGAAAGCGAACCACTATAGAGGCAATCAGGGAGAAAAAGGTAAAAGAGGTATACAAAATCCCCAATGAAGTTGTGCCTAAAGCATGCTCCTGACAACCCCAAAAAGGAAACATTAGAAAGGAATGAATAACCCATGAATATAattatacacacacatatacaatatatatatatatatagagagagagagagaaggaacatatacaacatatatatagagagagagagagggggagaGAAGGAAAAAGGGAAGAGCAAAACTCACAGTGTTGAGAGTACTCTGCAAGTTCTGAGCAGCACCATAGGCGAGGAAGATCAACAAGAAGGCGAAGCTGAGAATATAAACATCTCTGGTATAGTTCTGAGAGTGATTGCTCTTAATGGACAGATCGTCGTTGACAACGAGCGGGGTCTCCTCGTCACCGGAATTCGCAGCCTCCATACGAGTGTGAACCTTTTGAGACAAGTAGAATTGGGATTTGGAACAAGAGCTTCAAATGGTATGTTTGGTCAACGAGAAAATCGTTGGACGAAAGATTATAGATTCATGTCTAAGCTTGGTGGGTGATTGTGATTCCACACCAAAAACAGATTCAATAAAGGACAGACAAACGACGATACCTAGGGAACCCATTGGCATTTTTTTATCTGTCGTTTCCTCTTGTCATTTGGTTAGTTCGTTTTCAGTTAAAAACttcaatataaaacaaaatatatctTTCTTTAATAGTAGATTCTTTACTACCAAACATGAAGGCTCAGGCTctggaattaaaataaataaatattacttcaaaaaaaaatgaaaaatatatcaCCATTTTATCTaacaaaaaaccaaaaattCATATATGCGCATCTCTCATTCCAAATAAATTACCAAATAACACTACTTTTAAAGaggataaatactattttacatcatatatttttcaaaagttattaattggaccttTTGGTttgttaatttacaaaataaactttgtattttctaaaatagtacaaataaaattctgaattaattttttattaaaataaaatttaataataattcaatctaaatgtatttataacaaaactatttacatttTATGTATCTATTCGTGTTAAAAATTGTCTttaagttagttatattaaaaaaaaaaaaatattatcgaAAATCTAGCTCaaagtcctatttttaccattttaaaaaatacatctattttgtcatttaacaaaacagaaagtCCAAtatgtaacttttacaaaatatccAAAATTGTATTTACTaaagaaaaaaaggaaagtGATACCATTTCTGTTTATCTACAAGATAAACGACACTAAAAATGTTCTATTAACCCAAAATGGTTCACAAATTGATACAGTAAAAAATCGGAAAGAGAAAGTCTTATTATTAATACAACATTAATTCGACAATTCTAGGAGAAAATGCAAAATCTTAATTATACaagttcttaaaaaaaaaaaaaaaaaaaaaaaacaactcgGTAGTGTACCGCCGGAACACTCAACAAGCCTCCCTCTCCTGCCCCCGCACAAAAACAAAAGGCAAAATGCACAAACCCACCTAGGTGAATGACCCTGAAAACCCAATAGACTGGTTAAGATGTAAGAACAGAGACCAACCCCCATAATGCATCATCACCAACTATCTCCTAATTTCTAAAGAACCCAATATGCCTGATATTTTTTACAATGTCTCCCGTGGAGGTTTCATCACTCCACAAGGATTTCTCTCTGCTTTTCTAGCTTGTGAAATctttcattatatttttttcctcttttttcGGCCTTCAAGGTTAAAAAGAAATTGCATACATCATCAAATAATCAAAAGCTTGCACGGTCCAAAGATAAAGATCTTTTCTTATGCTCCGCCCTGCATCATTTACCCAAGCAAATCTCCAAACAAATTTGGATTCTGACTAGTTGGGGTAACCCCCATCTGCCTTACAAGGGCATCCTTTTCTAAAGCCTCCTTCCTATTTGGACCTTTGCTAAATTGAGCGAGATATGCACCTGTAGCCCCGCCTTGATCAATCTCAGTAGAATTCAATAATTCAGAAGCAACATTGACATCAAACCCACTACTCTGGCCACTTCCAGGTGTATCTGAATATAATGCCATTAAATCAGGTGCTTTAGAAGCACCATCCCCACCATGATTTGCAGTTGAACTAACTAGGCCTGGATCGAGAAGCCCTTCTAATTGCCTGAATGGATCAATAGACGGAGGAGCACTTGTCACAGTTGATTCGCTTAAGTCAAGAAGATCAGGAGCTTGAATACTTGTCCTGTCCACAGAGCTTTCACTGGGCACTTTTGGTACCTGAGGCTTCTCTGTTGCATGACTACTACTGGCTTTTACCCCCTTATGGTTGGCAGAGGATGTCTTTCTCTCACTTCTTGACGAACCCCCAAATAATGAAGCAGCAAGCTTCTGCTTTTCTGGGTTAATTTCAACTTGGGTCTTCTTTGAGTCATATGTTTCTCGACCTTTTGAGCTTATGGTGCTAACATTTGTTTGTGTAACCCCATTTGTTGTTTTCTGCGAAGTAGATTCAGAGGATGATGATGCAGAAGTAGAGTAATTTGGCCTGCCCCATTTTTTCTGAACACCATCAAGGCGTAGCTTAAGTTCAGATGATCCTGCTCCTGGGTCTAAAACAGCTGGTGGA
This region of Cannabis sativa cultivar Pink pepper isolate KNU-18-1 chromosome 7, ASM2916894v1, whole genome shotgun sequence genomic DNA includes:
- the LOC115697364 gene encoding uncharacterized protein LOC115697364, with amino-acid sequence MFRIPSAHHNISMTNVLIYHILRRWPLLIYAISWTTVLTLTVAVASFSPEIAFVSAISPTSSFHACHTNKAIRVPLDMPGQVFCLPSYLFTKSKIDLLVPPVFAAVVVAGSAFLVRAAALWEDDAHSY
- the LOC115697361 gene encoding UNC93-like protein 3 isoform X1; translation: MEAANSGDEETPLVVNDDLSIKSNHSQNYTRDVYILSFAFLLIFLAYGAAQNLQSTLNTEHALGTTSLGILYTSFTFFSLIASIVVRFLGSKNALVLGTTGYWLFVAANLKPTWYTMVPASLYLGFAASIIWVGEGTYLTSVARSYARDSNLHEGTVIGNFNGVFWGMFAGHQFFGNLLSLALLRDGTDGSTSGTTLLYVVFLCSMTLGTVLMCFLQKRDGKGEEVPESSSVSLYDSLISLLKSVITPLLSARMLLIIPLMAYSGLQQAFVWAEFTEYIVTPALGVSGVGGSMAVYGAFDAICSLVAGRLTSGLKSITLIVSGGVFAHAIVFLWLLLKYSATSGVLGVLYPLLMAALLGIGDGVLNTQLNALIGILFKHDTEGAFSQLKVWQSASIAVVFFLSPHISLQAMLLILIAGICISYGGFLVLTLLMERVFSPPSL
- the LOC115697361 gene encoding UNC93-like protein 3 isoform X2; the encoded protein is MEAANSGDEETPLVVNDDLSIKSNHSQNYTRDVYILSFAFLLIFLAYGAAQNLQSTLNTEHALGTTSLGILYTSFTFFSLIASIVVRFLGSKNALVLGTTGYWLFVAANLKPTWYTMVPASLYLGFAASIIWVGEGTYLTSVARSYARDSNLHEGTVIGNFNGVFWGMFAGHQFFGNLLSLALLRDGTDGSTSGTTLLYVVFLCSMTLGTVLMCFLQKRDGKGEEVPESSSVSLYDSLISLLKSVITPLLSARMLLIIPLMAYSGLQQAFVWAEFTEYIVTPALGVSGVGGSMAVYGAFDAICSLVAGRLTSGLKSITLIVSGGVFAHAIVFLWLLLNATSGVLGVLYPLLMAALLGIGDGVLNTQLNALIGILFKHDTEGAFSQLKVWQSASIAVVFFLSPHISLQAMLLILIAGICISYGGFLVLTLLMERVFSPPSL